The DNA sequence CAGCGCCACGCAGCCGTAGACCAGGAAGGGCTGGAAGGTCGCGTTGGTGATCATCGTGCCGGCCTTGGTCAGCTCGACGAAGCCGATGACCGAGGCCAGCGCCGTGCCCTTGATGACCTGCACCAAAAAGCCCACGGTGGGCGCGACCGCCAGGCGCATGGCCTGCGGCAGCACCACGTGGCGCATCTGCTCCATGTAGCCGAGCGCCAGGCTCTGCGCCGCTTCCCACTGGCCGCGCGGCACCGCGCGCACGCAGCCGTGCCAGATCTCGCACAGGAAGGCGCTGGTGTAGAGCGTCAGCGCCAGCGACGCGGCGAACCAGGAGGAGGTCTCCACGCCGAACAGCGCCAGCCCGAAGTAGGCCAGGAACAGCTGCATCAGCAGCGGCGTGCCCTG is a window from the Caldimonas thermodepolymerans genome containing:
- a CDS encoding amino acid ABC transporter permease — translated: MVEFTLWDILRNLLLAARWTVVLSLIAFVGGGLVGLVLLLLRTLERPWLQRAIAAYVQLFQGTPLLMQLFLAYFGLALFGVETSSWFAASLALTLYTSAFLCEIWHGCVRAVPRGQWEAAQSLALGYMEQMRHVVLPQAMRLAVAPTVGFLVQVIKGTALASVIGFVELTKAGTMITNATFQPFLVYGCVALMYFTLCFPISHYSRVLESKLHVHRH